Proteins encoded by one window of Pseudomonas sp. LS44:
- a CDS encoding sorbosone dehydrogenase family protein, translated as MISRLLPLTLLAASLAAHGESATLSVMDGTGPNPKLPEPNKTLLPTVNVAKAVGWAEGAAPVAASGTQVNALAKGLDHPRWLYVLPNGDVLVAESNAPARETSGVKDWVAGKIMAKAGAGVPSANRITLLRDADHDGVAETRSTFLKDLNSPFGMTLVGNELYVANADALVRFPYKDGDTEISAAASKVIDLPAGLNHHWTKNVIASKDGSKLYVTVGSNSNVGENGMDIEEGRAAIWEFDRASGQQRIFASGLRNPNGLDWEPSTGALWTAVNERDEIGSDLVPDYITSVRDGGFYGWPYSYFGQHVDERVQPQKPELVAKAIVPDYALGPHTASLGIAFAEGTRLPAQFQQGLFVGQHGSWNRDPHSGYKVIFVPFVNGQPHGQPVDVLSGFLNAEDQAQGRPVGVVIDKQGALLVADDVGNVIWRVSPAQAQ; from the coding sequence ATGATCAGCCGCCTGCTCCCGCTCACCCTCCTCGCCGCCAGCCTCGCCGCCCATGGCGAAAGCGCCACCCTGTCGGTGATGGACGGTACCGGTCCGAATCCGAAGCTGCCGGAGCCGAACAAGACCCTGCTGCCCACAGTCAACGTCGCCAAGGCGGTGGGCTGGGCCGAAGGCGCCGCCCCGGTGGCGGCGTCCGGCACCCAGGTCAATGCGTTGGCCAAGGGCCTCGATCACCCGCGCTGGCTCTACGTGCTACCCAACGGTGACGTGCTGGTGGCAGAGAGCAACGCCCCGGCGCGGGAAACCAGCGGGGTGAAGGACTGGGTCGCCGGCAAGATCATGGCCAAGGCCGGCGCCGGTGTGCCCAGCGCCAACCGCATCACCCTGCTGCGCGACGCCGACCACGACGGCGTGGCGGAAACCCGCAGCACCTTCCTCAAGGACCTCAACTCGCCCTTCGGCATGACCCTGGTTGGCAACGAGCTGTACGTCGCCAATGCCGATGCACTGGTGCGCTTCCCGTACAAAGACGGCGACACCGAGATCAGCGCCGCCGCCAGCAAGGTGATCGACCTGCCGGCCGGGCTCAACCACCACTGGACCAAGAACGTTATCGCCAGCAAGGACGGCAGCAAGCTGTACGTCACCGTCGGTTCCAACAGCAACGTCGGCGAGAACGGCATGGACATTGAGGAAGGTCGCGCGGCGATCTGGGAGTTCGACCGCGCCAGCGGCCAGCAGCGCATCTTCGCCAGCGGCCTGCGCAACCCCAACGGTCTGGACTGGGAACCGAGCACCGGCGCGCTGTGGACCGCAGTCAACGAGCGCGACGAGATCGGCAGCGACCTGGTACCCGACTACATCACCTCGGTGCGCGACGGCGGCTTCTACGGCTGGCCGTACAGCTACTTCGGTCAGCACGTCGACGAGCGCGTGCAGCCACAGAAACCCGAACTGGTGGCCAAGGCCATCGTCCCGGACTACGCCCTCGGTCCGCATACCGCCTCGCTGGGCATCGCCTTCGCCGAAGGCACCCGCCTGCCGGCGCAGTTCCAGCAGGGCCTTTTCGTCGGCCAGCACGGCTCGTGGAACCGCGACCCGCACAGCGGCTACAAGGTGATCTTCGTGCCATTCGTCAACGGCCAGCCGCACGGCCAACCGGTCGACGTACTGTCCGGCTTCCTGAATGCCGAAGACCAGGCGCAGGGCCGGCCGGTCGGCGTAGTGATCGACAAGCAAGGCGCATTGTTGGTGGCCGATGACGTCGGCAACGTGATCTGGCGTGTCAGCCCGGCCCAGGCGCAGTAA